Part of the Bradyrhizobium sp. AZCC 1721 genome, GCTCGCTGCGCATCAGGGCGAGTTCGACCTGGTCCTGCACGTCCTCGATATGGAAGGTGCGGCCCTCGCTCATCCGGCGCGACAGCGCGCCGACGACGTCCGAGGTCAGTTGCTCGACGATTTCATGCACCCGGCGGGAGGCCGCCGCGCCATGTCCCTCGACCGCCAGAAACGCCTTGGTCATCGCGACCGAAATCTTGCTCGCGTCGAATTTCGAAACCGTGCCGTTGCGGCGAATCACCTGCATCGGCGGCTGCGATTCCGAGGCGGCAAGCGATTCGGGGCGCAGTCGGATGAATGGAGCGACGTTGGCTTCGCGATCGGGAGAGAGTGACATCAAGAGACCCCGTGATGGTGTTGGGGCCGGATGTCGGAGAAGACGCTGCTTCAAATGCTCGGCGAGAAACGCCGGCATGAGTCCGCAAGCGCCGCCGGGACACCCCGCCCGTGGACGTTTTTTCGGTGTCGCGGCAGGTCTCCTGGCTCGCAGGTCGCCGTCGTTCCCGTGTCTTCCCAATGCGATGCCGCATCAGTGACGTAAGATTCGGAACAACTCACTGCTTACAGTTGCGGGGGCAGCGCCGGATTTTCGCGGCAAATACGCGATACACCGGCTTCCCTCTTAGCCACCATGTGTTGGGTCATGGCGGACCGTGACGGCTATATCTGGTGCGATTTGAACGAACGTGTCAATGGGGGAGCGGGCGATGTGCAAGAATTTCGGCGACGGAACCCCGCGGCTGTGAACAACGATGACAACGCGCCGGTGAATGTCGCCGAGTTGACGCGCCTGCCGCGTTGCCGATAAGTGGACCCGTCGTGGTTCTTCGGGAGACGTTCTTCCGAAGCTAAGAGGGAAGCCGGTGCGGCCGAAAAGCCAAAGCCGGAGCTGCCCCCGCAACTGTAAGCGGCGAGCCGCTGTCCAACAAAGTCACTGAGACCTCGCAAGGTTTCGGGAAGGCCGGACAGCAGCACTGACCCGCGAGCCAGGAGACCTGCCTCGACAACATACACGTCCTCGGGCGGGGTGTCCCGGTGGTGCGGTTGCGATTTTCCGCGCGCGCTCTGCCGTTCGCGAAAATCCAGACGTGTCACTTCGGCCTTTGCCCCCAACTTTTGGGGTTAAGCCAATGTCTACTTCCAATGCTACTTCTTCCAAAGCTACGTCTACTTCCACCATCTCCACTTCTTCGCTTCCCGTTGCCTCCCTCGGCGCGCCGCGCATCGGTCCGCGCCGCGAGCTGAAATTCGCTTTGGAAAGTTTCTGGTCGGGCGCAACCGACGAGAAGGCGCTGATCGAAACCGGCGTCGGGCTTCGCGCCGCCAACTGGGCGCGCCAGAAAAAACTCGGCGTTAGCGTGATCCCGTCGAACGATTTCTCGTTCTACGACCACGTGCTCGACACATCAGTGATGGTCGGCGCAATCCCGGAGATCTATCGCTGGAACGGCGGGCCGGTCCCGCTTGCGACTTACTTCGCGATGGCCCGCGGCGCGCAAGGCAAGCCGCATGAGGCGAGTTGCGGGCATGCCGGTCACGGACATGACGATGCGCACGGCGTGCCGGCGCTCGAGATGACAAAATGGTTCGATACCAACTACCACTACATGGTGCCCGAACTGACGAAGGATCAGAAATTCATCCTCGCCTCGCGCAAGCCGATCGAGGAGTACGAGGAAGCCAAGGCGCTGGGCTATCAAACCCGCCCCGTGCTGGTCGGCCCCGTCACGTTTCTCAAACTCGCCAAGAGCAAGGATGCCGGCTTCAATCCGCTGTCCCTGCTTGATCGCTTGCTGCCGGTTTACATCGAGGTGCTGCGCGAACTTGCCTACCGGGGCGCGGAATGGGTGCAGATCGACGAGCCGTGTCTCGTGCTCGATCTCGATATCGTCGCCCAGCAGGCGTTGCATCATGCCTATGCGGAGATCGCGAGCGGCGTGCCGCAGCTCAAGATCATGCTGACGACCTATTTCGGCGCACTCGGCGCCAACCGCGACACCGCGCTATCCCTGCCCGTCGCCGGCCTGCATCTCGACCTCGTGCGCGCGCCGGAGCAGATCAACGACCTCGCCGGAGTTCCTGATAACCGCGTGCTGTCGCTCGGAATCATCGATGGCCGTAACATCTGGCGCGCGGATTTGAGCCGGCTTCTCGACCGGCTCGAGCCCGCAATCGCCAAACTCGGCAAGCATCGTGTGCAGATCGCCCCCTCCTGCTCGCTGCTGCACGTCCCGATCGATCTGGCGCTGGAGACCGGGCTCGATCCCGAAATCAAGAGCTGGCTCGCGTTTTCGGTGCAGAAGCTCGAGGAACTGGCCACGCTCGGAACGGCACTCGCCGATGGCCGCAGAACAGTCGAAGCCAACCTGAACGCATCGGACCAGGCGGCGACCTCCCGCAAGGCCTCGCCGCGCATTCACGATGCGAAGGTCGCGGCACGCGTTGCCGGCATCAATGAACCGATGCGCTTCCGCTCCAGCATCTTCGCTGAACGCGCCACCGTTCAGCGCGAGCGCTTCAATCTGCCGGCGTTCCCGACCACCACCATCGGCTCGTTCCCGCAAACCGCCGACGTCAGGAATGCTCGCTCCGCTCACGCCAGGGGCGCCCTCACGGACGAAGCCTATAAGCTCTATCTGCAGAATCAGACCGCCCGCACCGTGCGCTGGCAGGAAAATATCGGGCTCGACGTTCTCGTGCATGGCGAGTTCGAGCGCAACGACATGGTGCAGTATTTCGGCGAACAGCTCGCAGGCTTTGCCTTCACTACGCACGGCTGGGTGCAATCCTACGGATCGCGCTACGTTCGCCCGCCTGTGCTATTCGGCGACGTCTCGCGCCCAAAGCCGATGACGGTCGAGTGGTGGCAATATGCCCAGTCGCTGACGAAAAAGCCGATGAAGGCGATGCTCACGGGGCCCGTCACCATTCTGAACTGGTCGTTTGTCCGCGACGACATTCCGCGCAGCGAAGCCTGCCGGCAGATCGCGCTCGCGATCCGCGACGAGGTCGCCGATCTCGAAGCCGCCGGCGCTGGCATGATCCAGATCGACGAGGCCGCGCTGCGGGAGGGCCTGCCGCTGCGCAAGTCCGAATGGAAGGTTTATCTCGACTGGGCCGTCGACGCCTTCCGCCTCTGTTCGTCCGGCGTGCGCGACGAGACGCAGATCCACACCCACATGTGCTACTCGGAGTTCAACGACATTATCGGCGCGATCGGCGCGATGGACGCCGACGTGATCTCGATCGAGACCTCGCGCTCGAAGATGGAGCTGCTCGATGCATTCAGGGATTACCGCTATCCGAACGAAATCGGCCCCGGCGTCTACGACATCCATTCGCCGCGCGTCCCCGAGATCGGCGAGATGACCGGCCTGCTGAAGCTGGCGCGAGAGCGGCTCCTGGATACCCAGATCTGGATCAATCCGGATTGCGGATTGAAGACCCGCAAATGGGAGGAGGTCCGACCCGCGCTCGCCAACATGGTCGCCGCGGCACGCGAATTGCGGGCGATGGCGTAACCTGCCCGCCCCGTCTCTCATCAAGGCAAATCAAGGAGGACGTCATGCGCTTCTGGATCGAATGCACGCGATTTGAGACGGGGCAATCTACCCACATCAACATTGCCCTCGTCGGCAGCATGTGGCGCGACGGCGAGCGCACGGTGCTCGCCTTTGTCGGCGGCGATGGGCAAAAGGTCGAAGTGGTCGAGACGCCGGAACACATTCTGGCCGTACACCTCGGGGCGCCGGCCGCGGCGCCATGAAGGTTCGAAGTCAATCCCGGTCTGCACCAGATGCTATTGGCCCGCGTCTATTCGCGACAAAGGGGCCGATCACAAGCACAAAAAACGCGGCGTCACCGCCGCGTTTTCGTCGTTCAGAACTGACCGCCGCTTACGCCTGGGGCTGCGGCTCCAGACCCGGGTCCGGATCGGGACGCGGGCGCGGCTTGCCGGCCGGGGGTACGGCAGAAGCGCGCGGCGTGCTCGGCTCCAAGACCGATTCGCGGTTGGGCTTCTTGCCCTTCAACAGATCGATGATCTCGTCGCCGCTCAGCGTCTCGAATTCGAGCAGGCCCTTGGCCAGTGTCTCGAGATCCTCGCGCTTCTCGGTGAGGATCTTGGTGGCCTCGTTGTAGCCTTCCTCGACCAGCCGCTTGATCTCCTTGTCGATCTTCTGGACGGTCGCTTCCGAGGCGTTCTGCGTGCGCGACACCGACATGCCCAAAAACACCTCGTCCTGGTTTTCGCCGTAGGACACGGTGCCGAGCTCTTCCGACAGGCCCCAGCGCGTCACCATCATGCGCGCCAGCCGCGTCGCCTGCTCGATGTCGGAGGCCGCGCCCGAGGTGACCTTCTCGCGGCCGAAGATCAGTTCTTCCGCGACGCGGCCGCCCATCATGATGGCGAGGCGCGAGGTCATCTGCTCGAGCGACATCGACAGCTTGTCGCGCTCGGGAAGCTGCATCACCATACCCAGCGCGCGGCCGCGCGGGATGATCGTCGCCTTGTGGATCGGATCGGTCGCGACGACGTTCAGGCCGACGATGGCGTGGCCGCCCTCGTGATAGGCCGTCAAGAGCTTCTCTTCCTCGGTCATGACGAGCGACTTGCGCTCGGCACCCATCATCACCTTGTCCTTGGCCTCTTCGAACTCGGCCTGCGTCACCATACGCTTGTTGCGGCGGGCAGCCGTCAGCGCCGCCTCGTTGACGAGGTTCATCAGGTCGGCGCCGGAGAAGCCCGGGGTGCCGCGCGCGATGGTCTTGAGGTTGATATCGGGTGCCAGCGGCACCTTGCGAACGTGAACTTTCAGGATCTGCTCGCGGCCAACGACGTCCGGGTTCGGCACCACCACCTGGCGGTCGAAACGGCCGGGACGCAGCAGCGCGGGATCCAGCACGTCAGGCCGGTTGGTCGCGGCGATCAGGATCACGCCTTCATTGGCTTCAAAACCGTCCATCTCGACCAGCAACTGGTTGAGCGTCTGTTCGCGCTCGTCATTGCCGCCGCCGAGGCCCGCGCCGCGATGACGGCCGACCGCGTCGATTTCATCGATGAAGATGATGCAGGGTGCATTCTTCTTGGCCTGCTCGAACATGTCACGGACACGAGAGGCGCCGACGCCGACGAACATTTCGACGAAGTCAGAACCGGAAATGGTGAAGAACGGCACGTTGGCTTCGCCCGCGACCGCCCGCGCGATGAGCGTCTTGCCGGTGCCGGGAGGACCGACCAGCAGCACGCCGCGCGGAATCCGTCCGCCGAGGCGCTGGAATTTTCCGGGGTCGCGCAGGAATTCGACGATCTCCTGCAGGTCCTGCTTGGCTTCGTCGACACCCGCGACATCTTCGAAAGTGACGCGGCCATGGGCCTCCGTCAGCATCTTGGCGCGCGACTTGCCAAAGCCCATCGCCTTGCCGGCGCCGCCCTGCATCTGGCGGGACAGGAAGATCCAGACGCCGATCAGCGCGATAAAGGGCAGCCACGAAACGAGCAGCGACACGAACCAGGGCACGTTGTCGCCGGGCGGCTTGGCGGTGATCGAGACCTTGCCGTCATAGAGACGCTTCACCAGCGTCGGATCATTCGGTGCATAGGTCTGGAACGAGGAGCCGTTGGTAAAGGTGCCGTGGATTTCCGGCCCCTGGATCACGACGTCGCGGACGCGGTTCTGATCGACCTCGCTCAACAACTGCGAAAACGTGATGTCCTGCGAGGAGGTACGCTGACCCGGATTCTGGAAAAGCGTGAACAATGCCAACAGCAGCAAGACAATGATGACCCAGAGGGCGAAGTTGCGCAGATTGGCGTTCATTGATCTTCCTTCGTGGTCGCGCGGATCGCGGCCCTATGTCCTTGGTAGTAACCCTAGAATATTCCTTGGGTAGTGAGGCGAGAATCCCCGGTCCACTGCACCCAATCTAGGTGGCGCCCGGGTCAATGCCAAGGGAACCACACGGGACTATTTAACGCATCTTAACGCGATTCCCGGTCAAAAAATGGCGCAAAACGCCAGTGTTTTTCCGGGGTGGTTAAGGCTCTCCGTCCCGACATTGCGGATATATTGGGAGATAGGAACGCTTCTCACGCCCGGCTACCCCGCGGCGGCGCTGCATCGACATAAATTCGGCCTCCGGTAAGGCTGATCGCGGCCCCGGCAAGCGTCTGTTTCAGTCTTGATTGCTTTTGGCCGTTCGCAATGGCGTTGTCCAGCACTGCCAGCAGCGCCTCGACCTTGCCGAGTTCCGCAGGTCCTTCGTGACCGGCCCGGTCAATCGCGCGCTTGAGCAGCCGAAGCCGGATTTCCTCGGGCAGACCGGCAAACGCCTGGGCATCGAACCCGAAGCGCGTGGCATCATCGCGATCTCTCACCGCGAGATAGCGCTCGGCGCCGTCGGCCAGCACTTCAATCGCGGCATTCGCCCGCGCCAGCCTTGATGCCAGCCGCGCCAGATTTCGGCTGTCACCGCCCTCCTCTGCCAAAGCCGGCATCAATGCACGCAGCCGCGGCCGCGTGAAACTCACGTCGCGATTGGTGGGATCATCGGCAAAGGCGATCTTTGCCTTGTCCAACGTCGCAACGAGCCGGGACTTCGGGATGTCCAGCAACGGCCGCGCCAGCCACACGCCCTCTCGCTCGCTCTCGCGCGCCATCGCCGCGAGACCGGCGATGCCGCTGCCGCGCAGCATCCGCATCAGCAGTGTCTCGGCCTGGTCGTCGCGGGTATGCGCGGTCAGGATGTGCGTCGCGCCGCTCGCCCGCGCAGCTTTCGCCAGCAGGCGATAGCGCGCCTCCCGCGCTGCGGCCGGCAAGCCGGTCTTCGGCTTGGCGCCGGTCCAGCGCAGCGTGCGATGGGGCAGATCGAGCGAGCGGGCGAGACGCTTGACCTCGCGCGCCTCGCGGGCGGCCTCCGGCCGCAAGCCATGATCGACAGTGACGGCGATCAACCGCGGCCCGCGCGACAGCGCACGGCGCCAGCGAGCGGCAAGCCACATCAGGGCAAGGGAATCGGGCCCGCCGGACACCGCCAGCACGAGCGCGGGCGCGGCCTTCCAGTGCGCGAACAGCTCTTTCGCTTGCTGTACCGAGATCGGCGCGTGGTCGTCATCAGGCATGGCATCGCCAGTCTATTCGAGACCGATGGCGGCCTCGACCGGCTTATGCTTTAGCACTTAACCCGCTTTTGCTCACGATCGACGGCGGCTTTGACGCCGGCAGATGCGCGCGGATATTTCCGCGTCACCTCGCCGAGAGCTGCGCAGGCGGCTTCCTTTTCCTTCA contains:
- the metE gene encoding 5-methyltetrahydropteroyltriglutamate--homocysteine S-methyltransferase, which gives rise to MSTSNATSSKATSTSTISTSSLPVASLGAPRIGPRRELKFALESFWSGATDEKALIETGVGLRAANWARQKKLGVSVIPSNDFSFYDHVLDTSVMVGAIPEIYRWNGGPVPLATYFAMARGAQGKPHEASCGHAGHGHDDAHGVPALEMTKWFDTNYHYMVPELTKDQKFILASRKPIEEYEEAKALGYQTRPVLVGPVTFLKLAKSKDAGFNPLSLLDRLLPVYIEVLRELAYRGAEWVQIDEPCLVLDLDIVAQQALHHAYAEIASGVPQLKIMLTTYFGALGANRDTALSLPVAGLHLDLVRAPEQINDLAGVPDNRVLSLGIIDGRNIWRADLSRLLDRLEPAIAKLGKHRVQIAPSCSLLHVPIDLALETGLDPEIKSWLAFSVQKLEELATLGTALADGRRTVEANLNASDQAATSRKASPRIHDAKVAARVAGINEPMRFRSSIFAERATVQRERFNLPAFPTTTIGSFPQTADVRNARSAHARGALTDEAYKLYLQNQTARTVRWQENIGLDVLVHGEFERNDMVQYFGEQLAGFAFTTHGWVQSYGSRYVRPPVLFGDVSRPKPMTVEWWQYAQSLTKKPMKAMLTGPVTILNWSFVRDDIPRSEACRQIALAIRDEVADLEAAGAGMIQIDEAALREGLPLRKSEWKVYLDWAVDAFRLCSSGVRDETQIHTHMCYSEFNDIIGAIGAMDADVISIETSRSKMELLDAFRDYRYPNEIGPGVYDIHSPRVPEIGEMTGLLKLARERLLDTQIWINPDCGLKTRKWEEVRPALANMVAAARELRAMA
- the ftsH gene encoding ATP-dependent zinc metalloprotease FtsH, whose product is MNANLRNFALWVIIVLLLLALFTLFQNPGQRTSSQDITFSQLLSEVDQNRVRDVVIQGPEIHGTFTNGSSFQTYAPNDPTLVKRLYDGKVSITAKPPGDNVPWFVSLLVSWLPFIALIGVWIFLSRQMQGGAGKAMGFGKSRAKMLTEAHGRVTFEDVAGVDEAKQDLQEIVEFLRDPGKFQRLGGRIPRGVLLVGPPGTGKTLIARAVAGEANVPFFTISGSDFVEMFVGVGASRVRDMFEQAKKNAPCIIFIDEIDAVGRHRGAGLGGGNDEREQTLNQLLVEMDGFEANEGVILIAATNRPDVLDPALLRPGRFDRQVVVPNPDVVGREQILKVHVRKVPLAPDINLKTIARGTPGFSGADLMNLVNEAALTAARRNKRMVTQAEFEEAKDKVMMGAERKSLVMTEEEKLLTAYHEGGHAIVGLNVVATDPIHKATIIPRGRALGMVMQLPERDKLSMSLEQMTSRLAIMMGGRVAEELIFGREKVTSGAASDIEQATRLARMMVTRWGLSEELGTVSYGENQDEVFLGMSVSRTQNASEATVQKIDKEIKRLVEEGYNEATKILTEKREDLETLAKGLLEFETLSGDEIIDLLKGKKPNRESVLEPSTPRASAVPPAGKPRPRPDPDPGLEPQPQA
- the tilS gene encoding tRNA lysidine(34) synthetase TilS, translating into MPDDDHAPISVQQAKELFAHWKAAPALVLAVSGGPDSLALMWLAARWRRALSRGPRLIAVTVDHGLRPEAAREAREVKRLARSLDLPHRTLRWTGAKPKTGLPAAAREARYRLLAKAARASGATHILTAHTRDDQAETLLMRMLRGSGIAGLAAMARESEREGVWLARPLLDIPKSRLVATLDKAKIAFADDPTNRDVSFTRPRLRALMPALAEEGGDSRNLARLASRLARANAAIEVLADGAERYLAVRDRDDATRFGFDAQAFAGLPEEIRLRLLKRAIDRAGHEGPAELGKVEALLAVLDNAIANGQKQSRLKQTLAGAAISLTGGRIYVDAAPPRGSRA